Within the Thalassoglobus sp. JC818 genome, the region GAACGCATGTGACTGTAGGTGTTGGATGTGCTTCGTGAGCGAGTCGCGGAAGTCCTCCAATCCTTCATCTCCAGCGAATGACTCGTTGAAGCCGTAAGCGGCGAAGATCACGTCCACTTCTTCATGCGTCAGATGCTGATCAAGATCTGCGAAGTTTTCAGGACGCGGTTGCAGGTCCGGAGTGTCCGCGCTCCAGGCGAGATTACGCACGATGAGTTTGTGCTCAGGAAATTTCTGGTGCAGTAACGCTTCCAAGTTACCGTAGTTTTGAGTCCCTTCGAGAAGCGAGTTTCCGATGAGAGCAATACGATCATCTGGGTTCAGTTTGAGCGGAAGTGTTGTCGGTCGCGGACTCGTCGCCTTGGCTCTGGGAGCAGTCTCGTGGTAGATCCCGAATTGAATCAATTCTGGATCTTCTTCCGGTTCCGGGTTTCCAGTCTCAATACTCTTTCCGTCAACCAATCTCCGTTGACCAGACCGAGGCTTCTTCGTCTGAGCGGGAAGACTGTCGAAGAAGACGCACAGAACTGTCAGAAAACTTGCCACCGCGAAGAGGTTGACCACACATGTCCGGGATAACAGTTTTCTCATGAATGTTGCTTTCCGCGCGGTAAGAAGTGAATGGTGATCGATCGATGAGTTCTTTGGTTCACTCTTTGATCGACAATATGTTTCAGTGGAAGTTGCAAATGACCTCAGCGATGAAAATACGACAGCCAAACAACAGCCGCAGGATGTTCGGCAAATCGAACTCTATCCTTGGGCGATCAATGACCTGAGAATCTCGCCAGAGGAAATCTGCATCGGCCGCTTCAAACGATCATGCACCTCAGTCGTTGGATCAATTCCCATCTGGTGCCAGAACGTGGCCAATAAATCAGCCGGGCTGACGGGATTGCTCGCCACCTCAGCTCCTTTTGAATCACTTTCTCCGTGGACGATGCCCGGGCGAAACCCGCCGCCCGCGATCACCGTTGAATAGACATTCGGCCAGTGATCGCGACCACCCAGATTGTTGATCATCGGCGTCCGACCGAACTCACCGGTGTTGACCACGAGTGTCGACTCCAACATGCCGCGTTCTTTTAAATCCTCGACTAAAGCAGCGAAGCCCTGATCCATCGGAGGCACGATGTGATTGTACCGGTTTTCGAGATCTCCGTGCGTATCCCACTTCTGATTGAATTCATTAAACGAGACGAACTGAACTCCCGCTTCAACGAGTCGTCTGGCCATCAAGAGTGACTGTCCCAAACGATTTCGTCCGTAGCGATCACGCATCTCGTCTGATTCATTGCTCAAGTCAAGCGCTTGCCGGACTTTGCCGTCGACGACAAGTTCGAGTGCCGACTGTCTCAGATGATCGTGACGCGTGGCGACATCTGCATCGAGGATTCGCGCAGCCGATTCAAGTTGCTCCGTTAGCGACAATCGCTTGCGAAGTCGCGGAGGAGTGAGGCCATCGGGAATGGACAACGACAGCGGTTGATAGTTTGGCGATGCGGGATCACCTTCGATCACAAATGGATCGTGCAGGCTTCCCAGAAACCCGCCGTATTGTCCGGGCATTCGATTCGAGGGACCGGGAATACTGAGCCAGTTAGGAAGGGAAACACTTCTCGGCACGCTGTGCTGTCCGGGAAACAGATAGTTCAAAATGGCACCTGGCCCCGGAAAGTCATCTCCGTGTGCTTCACGATCCCGGTCTTGCTGATTCTCAGAGCCGGTCAGCGAGATATAAGTCCCAGCGATGTGGTTTGTGAACTTGTGAGTCATCGAACGGATGATGCAAAGCTGATCCGCAATTCGGGCGGAGTATGGCATCAGCTCTCCGAATCGCGTGCCCGGAAGGCTTGTTTCGATCGACTGAAACGGACCGCGAATTTCGGAGACGGCGTGTGGCTTCGGATCAAACAGATCGATGTGGCTCGCCCCGCCCTGAAGATGCATGAAAATACAGCTTCGACGATGAGCAGCAGCCTCCTGTCCGGCGATCGCAGGTAGCGACTTCCCGAGCAGCCCGATTGCCCCAATCTGCAGGACAGTTCGTCGGGCCAATGGAATTCCATCAGTCATTGATCGCATCTCCGGAGGTCAAATTCTCAGGCGCAGTCTCAAACAGCCAACAACACAAACATCTGAGCACTCAAGTACGTCTCCTCCGTTGTAGTCGGTCGGGAAAGTTCTTGGCAAGCGCTTCCTCAAAATGGTCGCAACAATCGTGCACCGGAACGCGACCGGTTTTCGCATCGCGTATGTTCTCTCATTTGCAGAGGCGTATAATGTACGAGCAAGAAGACGAACTTCGTTCACACACCGAGTTGAAACATCGCCGAACATAAAAGGTAACTCTCATGGATCCGATCGATCGATTGTTCGACAAACTCTGGATCAACTTCTGCGAAATGAATCCGCAAGCCAGTGCAATTGTTGAGATGCTCACAAAGCGTGGCGAACGAATTGTGAACGACCATGTCGCTTTTCGAACGGTCAACGACCCTCGCGTGTCGATCGACGTTCTGGCTAAACCCTTTGTGGATGGTGGATACACAGCGAGAGGGGAGTACCAGTTTCCGCAGAAGAAGCTTTTCGCCCGTCACTATGAACACCCGCTTCCGGATCGCCCGAAGGTCTTCATCAGCGAATTACTTCTCGAAGAGATGTCTTCACAGCTTCAAAGTACTGTGAAAGGGTTGCTGTCTGAGGGTGAAGAATTGATCTCGAAGTCACCGGAACTTTGTCTACTCGGACGGCCTTGGACAGTCACCAGCGAGCAGTACACAACGCTTTCAGAAGAGAGCGAGTACGCCGGTTGGCTCTCCGCATACGGGTACTGTGCGAACCACTTCACTGTGTTTGTGAATGCACTTGAGCACATTGGCAGCCTTGAAGAACTGAACACTCTCTTGAAAGAGCAGGGGTTCGAACTGAACTCAGAGGGAGGCGAAATCAAAGGTTCGCCTGCCGATTTCCTCGAACAGTCATCAACTCTCGCCTCGATGATCGATGTCAACTTCGCCGACGGACCACTTCGGATTCCGGGCTGTTACTATGAGTTCGCGAAACGGTATCCAACCGCCGACGGAACTCTCTTCAGCGGTTTTGTCGCTAAGAGTGCGGACAAGATCTTTCAAAGCACAGACCGCAGAAACTCAGCAGACTCATGACACGCTGAGAACTCTATTTCTGAAATAAATAGATCTGTCCCAGGTCGAGAATTTCCGTCAGCTCATCGAGCGCAACCTTCACTTCTTCAACCAGTCTGATGTCTGCGAGATCCGGGAGAGTCAGCTCGTCTCGATAGTGCCGATTCACCCACTCTTCAAGTGTCGCTGCCAACTCAGGAGTTAGAAGAATTGACGAACTCATTGCCTGCAATTCTCGTTCGGTTAGAACCACACGCAATCGAAGACACGCTGGACCGCCTCCATTTTGCATGCTTTGGCGGAGGTCAACGAATTCGATCCGCAATTTCAAATCCGAGTCCTGCTGAAGTTCTTCCAACACCCTCATGACCGCTGAAGATTGCCGACACTCTTCGGGACAGAGAAGTAACATCTCCCCCGTTTTCAGCGACACGATTTGACTATTGAAGAGATAGCTCCGAACAGTCTCCTCAAGCGAAAGTTGATCTTCCGACACCTGGACGACTCGCAAGCTCGGCAGATGTGATTTCCACTGATCGATGAGCCTGGGCTGGTCGACGAAGGCTGCCGAGTGGCACAGCAGCAGGTTTTCATTCGCAACTGCGATGACATCATTATGAAAGACTCCAGCGTCAATCGCACGAGGTGTCTGCTGCACCACACTCACCCGATCCGGATTGAGGAGGTGGTTATGTGCGATCGCATCACAGGCTGCTCGTGTCTGCCTTGCAGGAAACTTCTTCGGAAGCTGTGATCCTGGGCTGCGACCATAGACAAACACTTCGAGACCGGGCTGTCCGTACGCGCTCACCATTCGCATCTGATTGGCAGCCCCTTCATCCGAGAACTTATCCGTCGCCGGGAGTGGATCGTGGATCACGAAGTGTTTTGAGTCGTCAAATATTCTCCTGAAGACAGCGGTCGTGAATTCGGTCTCCAGTCGTCGATGCGGAGTGCTTTGCAGATTCGCGGGTGTGAAGTGAACGCGACCGTCCTGGGTGTCGGCACTCGGAGAAACCGTCGCTGCGTTTGCAGTCCACATCGCCGATGCGCTGGAAACAATCGAAAGACGATCGGGATGCTCCGACAGTGATTGAGCAAGGACGTCTTCATCCGTCCCTTCCAGTCCGAACGCTCTTAAAGCGTCGATATCAGGGCGAAAGTGCGGAGGCAACACACCTTGAGGAATGGAAAGTGCCGCAAGCCGCTTCATCTTGCGGAGGCCTTCCAGCGCAGCTTGCTTCGGATAGGAAACCTGATATCGGTGACTCTGCGAAGCGATATTTCCCGGAGCAAGTCCCCCATAATGATGAGTGGGTCCCACGAGCCCGTCGAGATTCAATTCGACCGCTGCGGCTGACTCATTCACAATTGGACTCCAGGCAAAAGTTGATCGGGAAGTTCAAGATTTGGAGCGGAAAGAGACGCAACCGGGATGTTGCAGGAATCAACCATGAAGAACCCCGCAGGCCGGTGATTGCCGCTCAGCCCAACTCCACCGAATGGAAGTCGACCACTCGCTCCGGTTGTCGGCCGGTTCCAGTTCACAAGCCCAGCCCGGATTCTCCGCTGGAACACTTCAAACCGGGACTCATCTTCGGAGATCAGTCCCGCGACCAGTCCAAAATGAGTTCGATTAGCCTCGACAATTGCGTCATCAAACGATTTCGTTTGAACCACTTGCAGCAATGGGCCGAAGATCTCTTCATCGGGACGTTCGGCGATGTCGGTGACGTCGATCACCCCCGGCGAAATGAATGCCGGTCCGTCAGAGAGTCGACGTGCTTCAACCAAGATTTTCCCGCCGAGTGAGCTCAAATGATTTTGCTGCTGAAGCACTCGATCGACAGAGGAAGAAGAGACGAGCGGCCCCATAAACGGTTCCGGTTCCCCTCCGGGTGATCCAACGCTCAAAGTTGGAACAACCTCGATCAATCTCTTAAGTACATCCTGATTTCCTTCAGGAAGAATCAGGCGACGTGCACAAGTACATCGCTGTCCAGAAGTGATGAAAGCCGATTGGATGACCGTGTAGACAGCAGCATCAATGTCATCGACTCGATCAATGATTAGAGCATTGTTTCCACCGAGTTCGAGTGCCAGCAGCACCTCCGGACGAGCTGCAAGTGCCTTCGAAATTGCGATTCCAGCAGGCACACTTCCCGTGAAGAGAACGCCATCGATCTTCGGATGATCGACGATGGCGATACCGGTCTCTTTGGCACCCTGCACAAGATTCAGTACTCCCGGTGGAAGGCCGGCAGCTTCCCAGAGTTCAAACGTCTTTTGCGCAACAAGGGGTGTTAATTCGCTCGGTTTGAAAACGACGGTATTCCCCGCGAGCAGTGCCGGGACGATGTGTCCGTTGCTGATGTGTCCGGGAAAATTGAACGGGCCAAAAACAGCCATCACGCCGTGAGGCATATACCACGTTTTCGCGGAACCAAATTTTTGCGGCAATTCAATCGGGCTTCGCCGCTCATTCAACGCGTCGATGGTCGTCGGGATCTTCGCGATCATCGCCTGAACTTCAGTCTGCGACTCCCAGTAAGGTTTACCAACTTCTTCGCTGATCGCCCGCGAAAGTGAATCCTTGTTCTGTTCCAGCTGCGACTGGAAGGCATCAAGAATCTCGATCCGTTTTTCGAGTGGTGTCTTTGCCCATTTTTCTGAAGCGTTCTTAGCTGCCTGCATTGCGGAATCGACATCCACTGTGGTTGACTGATAACCGCTCCAAAGCACTTCGCCGGTTGCTGGATTTACAGATGAAAAACTCTCTCCCGATCCAGCGGTCCAGCGTCCGTCAATCCAGTTCTTTCCCTCATGAGTCATCGTCGATTCACCTTCCCGAATTGGAGTCACGCAAGTTCCACGGTTGGCTCAAAGCACCCTTGGGAGCGACGTGTCGTACGATGCTTCCAACTTCGATCTGCAGCGTTTCTGCTGTCGTCCGTTCGAGAATCACTCCTTCCGGGTTGGTCTCGATTGAAGCCATCGTCGCTCGAAAATCTTGCGATGAATTACTGACGATCCGCTGTTCTCCGCCCTCGATGCTATCAACGAGGTCAATCACGCAAGCACCTCGACTATCACGGACAGCTCGGATCGTTTCCACATTCGCTTCAAGAATTGGCCCCGCTTCAAAAATGTCGATCATTTGATTGAACCGAAACCCTTCCGACTCCAACAGCTTGCGGGCTGGGACGGTGTTCTCGTGAACTTCACCAATGACAGCTTGAGCCTCTTGCGGAAGAAGAGTGATGTAGATCGGATGGACCGGCATCAGGTCACCGATGAACTCTTTGTTCACGATGCTCAGATAGTCAGCTTTGGGGAAGTCCAGATCGAAGAAGTGTTTCCCAATGGCATCCCAGAACGGACTTTGTCCCTGATCGTTAATGACACCGCGCATTTCGGCGATCACCTGTGCATCGAACAAGTGAGGAAACTGCGCAATCATGAGAAATCTAGAGAGCGAGAGTAGTCGCCCATTCCCGCCGTGCCGATAGTCTGGATGGAGAAACAAGCTACCGATTTCACACGGGCCATCGTGCTCCGCAACCAGATGCAGTACGGGAACTTCCTTCCGAATCTGAAGCATCGTCGATTCGTGAATACTCGTTTCGATGCGATAAGCATAAAACGGCTCGAACCCGCCGACTTTCGACAGAATCCCCGATGTTCCAATCACCTTGGAGTTCGAAGTGTCTTCAAGGACGAGAAGATATGATTGCCCACGCGGAGTTCCCGAGGGAATATTCGCAAACGACTGAACAGATTCACGGACTCGTTTTTCGAGGAGTGCCTGATCCCGAGGGAGTGTCGTCAGTCCGAACGAGGTCAGATCTGCCAGGGCTGCCAGATCATCGAGATCGTCGAGTTCGACGGGACGGATGACAAACATAATTCCCCTCCGCTTTTAACGACGCATTCGATTTCAAGCTGCAACGAGTGCAAGAGAGTTCTCCACAACGAAACAGACTCCCCAACTTTCTACGCACGCCCCAGCCCAAAGATCTCGGAAATTTCGCAGCCCAATTCGGGGCCAAAAATTCCCAAAATGCCGACTTGACTGAAGACAGCATCCCGAATTTTCATCATTCATACAGAGACTGTTTGCTTGAGACGATTTCTGTCGCTCGAACGCAAGCAGCCCGCAAGGGGCAAAGTGAACTTCCGAAATCACCCCATCTCGGTGAGCACATCTCCAATGATTTCACAGACTTGTTGAATCTGCTCATCGGTAATGGTTAATAGCGGCGGAAGCATTCGCACGCGGGTCGGTTGCTGACCGGCAGGAAATGCGATGACTCCAGCCTGAAAGAGTTTGTCCAGAAATTCCTTCGTTCGTTCAGGACTGCCATCAAAGACAGAGAAAGCGATCATCCCTCCGCATCCCCAAGGACCATTGATCCACTTGCGATGTTTGGAATGCAGCTTGTTGAGATGCTTGGCAAAGAGATCGTGAATTTGCATCGTTCGGCCATCGGAGCCGAGATAGTTCTTCTCGCGAAATTCGTTGATGATGTAACGAGCTGCGTAGATCGATGATGTCGCTCCGGTGAATGTCTGACTGACGAGTCCCGGTCGCGGTTTGAAGTCTTCAGTGAATAACGTGGCGCAGACTTGACTCATCTTCCCAATCGAAACAACGTCGGCATATTCATCAAGTTCGAGATGCTGAAACGCAAAGAGTCTCGACGTTCGACCAAACGTCTGAACTTCATCAAAGAAAATCGGGACATCGTGATCGCGAAGATGATCGATCAGCGTCAGGAAGAATTCGCGCGGAGCGGAGTAATAACCACCTTCTCCCTGAATCAATTCCAGACACATTCCGGCGTGTCGACCTGGGTAGCGAGCAAGCAGTAGTTTCAGTTCCGCGAGTGAACGTTCAGTGCTGCCCGATGGATCATTCTCATCATAGAACGGGATGTAATCGACGTTGATGTTCTGGGGGAGTCCATCACGGTTCTTGGGACGGTCGGTCAGTTGCGCGAGCGCCATGGTTCGACCGGCGAAACAGTTTTCGAAAGTCAGAATTCGATCTGCCGGGAACTTCGCCTGAAACATCATCTTCAACGCGTTCTCATTGGCAGTGGCTCCACTCGTCGACAAAAAACAGTGGCGAATTCTCGAACCGCTCTCTCGCGCGACGCCGACAATCTCGTTACACAACTTGAGAGACTCCAAATTCTGTTGAAGGTTTCCCTGCATCACAGAATCGGAGATGGCTGCCTGTACAAGCATGTCGATCAATTCGGGATTCGAATGCCCGGCAACATGCACACCGATTCCGGTGATCATGTCAAACTTGACGCTTCCGTCAGCAAGCTCAACCAGCGCCCCATTCCCGAAACCGCTTCCCAGGAACGGATAGTACAACGCACCTCCTCGCAAATGCCCGAAGTGTTTCAGCATCACTTCGTACTCAAGCTTGTTCTCGTCAACCGGTGGCGAAGGCGCAGTAATTTTCTGACGGTGTTCCGAAATCGCTTCTCGAATTAATTGTCGAGCCTTCAGAATTCGCTCATCGTGAAAACACGCGGCCGCTTGGGTTGTCGGATCAGGCATTTGAGTCGCTTTCTAATATGCAGTGAGCTGCGTCTTCGGTGTTGTGTTCAACTCGGCAGAGTGGGGCCAGGCCAAAGGTCTGACCTGAATGTCCAATTGATGAGGGTGTGGGCAGTGAGTGTGGCTCGCTCCGTGAGGCTGTCTAAAATCATGAATTCGTCCGGGCTGTGAATTCCAACTCCACAAACGCCGAGCGTGTCGACGTTGGGAACTCCCCAGCCAGCAAGTCGATTTCCATCGCAGACACCTCCGGTCGACCGCCAGTTCAAATCAATTTCCAGATTTTTTGCAGTCTCGCGAATTTGATCGAAGAGGAACTGCCCACGCTCGTCGATCGTTTTGGGAGGAGTGTTGAACTCGCCGAATCGTTCGACATCGACTCCAAACTGCTGAGAAGCACTTCGCTGAAGCTCATCAATCGCGGATGCAATTTCACATTCATTCTCTGATTGAGAATAGCGCACATTGAGACGGAGGACCGCCATCCGTGGAACCATGTTCAATGGTCCCCCTCCATCGATGCGAGCGATGTTCAGCGTCGTTCCTTCCCAGTTTCCATTCAGTTGGTGAATTCCCGAAGCAAGGAAAGCTGCCGCAGCGATGGCATTTCTTCCCTCTTCAAAGTGCCGGCCAGCATGAGCGGATACTCCGACGCACCGAATATGAAAATTTGCCGAACCTTTGCGGTGATGAGCAAGGCTTCCATCCGGAAGTGCAGGCTCAAACAGCAGCCCGACATGGTTGCGCCTGGCGGACTCTTCCAATAACCGTGCTGATCCCGGGGAGCCAATTTCTTCGTCGGGATTCAGAAGGACTTCCCAACCGAGTTCAGTGTTGCCCGTCGCTTTCACATGCCGCTCCAGTGCCTGAAGGGCAGTCAGCATCACCGCGACACCACCTTTCGCGTCGGCAACACCCGGTCCGTAGAGATGGTCATCGTCGCGTCTGACAGTCTGGAATGAAGAGTCGATTCCGTAGACCGTATCCATATGGATCACAAGCAAGACTCGACGCGGTGCGTGTGGTCGACAACGGACCGATAGTGCCGGGCCTAGCGCATGAGCGACCACTTCTCCTCGATTGTTGAGTTCTTCGACGGGATCAACGGGAATCAATTCAGGAGTGACTCCCAATTCGGCGAACTCATGCTGCATGAGATGAGCGACTGTTCCAACTCCGGATGAATTCATCGTCCCGGAATTGACAACTGCCCAGCGTTCGACGAGCCCGATCATACGGTCTCGTTGAGTTTCGATCCAACTTTTTGCAGAGGCCAGAGGGTCCATCATTCTCTTTGATTTGATGATGTCCGGTGTTGCGGAGTGGACGGAGGTTTTGAAATTCGGCAGTCAGAACGCACCACCGACGAACTGAAAATCCGGGACGTCTTGTTGCATTTTGAAACAACGAAAACTGATACGTTACGTGCCACAAGTCTGCCTGATTTCAAACAAAAGTTCCATCGAGCGGAGAGAAGTCGATGAAGTCTGACGATCAGGTGCCGAACCAGTTGCCGCGCTTCTGTGTCGACCACTACATTTGTGCGTATCGACAATTCACTTCGAATCAAGCACAACAAACGGATTGACTATGAGCACCGCAGCGCAGTTCGCACTGACATGGGACCTGGACTCACTCTACCCGCATCCTTCCTCGGATGAATTCAAGTCGGTCCTCGACGAATACAAAGCCGATCTCAAACAGCTTGCTGCTGATTCAGAAAACCTGCCAGCAGTCGAACCTGCATCGGCGTCCGAGTGGAGCGAATTCTTCACAAGAATCTCCGATGTTTATTCTCGAGCCAGCGACCTCCATGCTTTCATTGGATGTCATGCCGCCGCCGAAGCCGGGAACAAACAGTTCCAACAAATCGAAGCAGCGCTCGCTGCACTGGGTCCGCTTTCGAATCAGGTCTTCACCAATGTCGAAGGGGCGTTTCGCAATCTCACCGACGAGGAACTCGATGCCTTCGCCAATGCAGCTCCGTATCTGACCGAGATTCGATTCTTCCTCGAAGAATGCCGCTCGAATGCGCAACTTCGCCTTCCTAAAGATCAGGAGATGCTCTTTTCTGAATTGAGCGTCGATGGAATTCACGCCTGGGGGCGGATGTACGACCGAATTTCGGGTGATTTGCGTGTCAGTCTGATGGAGAAGGGCGAGATCGTCAAAAAGTCTCCCGGACAAGTGCGTGTCGATCTGCCTGACAGAGCAGTCCGTCAGAACAACTTTTGCGCTCTTGAGAAAGCCTGGAAAACGAAAGCCGATGATTGCGCTGATGCGTTGAATCACATCGCCGGCACTCGACTCGTCAAATACAAACGTCTCGGCCTTGAAGACCACCTTTCCGTCCCGCTTCGCCTCAACCGCATGAAGCGAGAAACGCTCGAAACAATGTGGAGCGTCATCAGCGAGCGAAAAGGTTCACTGCTCAAGTATTTCAAACGCAAAGCGGAACTTCTTGGCATCGAGCGGATGTCTTGGTACGACCAAATGGCTCCGATTCCGCAAGCTTCAACTTCGGGCGGAAACTCACTTTCTTACGATGATGCCTGCCAAACCGTGATCAAGACGTTTCACGGCTTCAGCGATCACCTCGGAGAGTTCGCGGAGAAAGCACTGACCGAACGCTGGGTGGAAGTCGAAGACCGCGAAGGAAAGCGCCAGGGTGGCTTCTGCACTGGACTGCCAACCAAGAAGCAGTCGCGAATCTTCATGACCTACAAGGGCAGCCCGGACGATATGTCGACGCTCGCCCACGAGCTCGGTCACGCCTATCACTCTCACGTGTTGCGCAGCCAACCGTATTTACTGCAGGACTATCCCATGAATCTCGCAGAAACAGCCTCGACATTTGCCGAAGCTGTCCTTGGGGATCAACGACTTGCCGAAGCCAACAAACCAGCGGAAAAGCTGGGCATTCTGAACAACATGCTCAGCGATTCGATGGCCTTCATGATGAACATTCATGCTCGCTTCCTGTTCGAAGACCACTTCCATCGCGAGCGAGAGGACGGAGAACTTTCCGCCGATCGACTGACCGAGTTGATGTATGAAGCTCAGAAGGAAGCATATTGCGACGCCTTCGAAGACTGGTCGGAAGCGTTCTGGATTTCGAAGTTGCACTTCTACATTACCGGCTGGCCGTTCTACAACTTCCCGTACACCTTCGGCTATCTTCTCTCGCTGGGTGTGTATTCCACCGCCGATGAATTCGGGGACGATTTCCCGATGAAATACCGGGAACTCTTGATCGCTACAGGGAATTCCAACGCAGAAGAAGCTGTCGAATCGACTCTCGGGTACGACCTGACTCAGCCGGAATTCTGGAACAAGAGTATCGATATTGTCGACGCACGCGTCGAAGAGTTCCTGGCTGTCAGCGAAGACATGATCTGACACCAGCCTCAGTCATGCTTCATTTGAGAGCCGACTGAGTTCCGTTCAGAACGCAAGATCATCGCATTCGCCGCGATGATCTTGCGTTTTTTCGTTTCCGGGATGAGCCATCGGCTCGCGACCTCAAATTGCTCCTGAGATTCCGAACCGAAGTTTTCATCCGGTTCTGACGCGATGCCGTTAATCTCTAGAGAAGGGCGGTTGTACAACACAATACTTCGTTTGCGGGTGCAGCCAATTGAGAGAAACAATGAATGTCCTGCTTTAACAAATCCCGAAAGGGAAAACATAATGGGAAGCAAAATTTCCAAAACTAATCTCGATCCAAGCGGCGAATTCACCGACCTCTTCAAAGCAGCGCGAGATGCTCGACTGAATGCTGTGTCGACGTACTCAGGTTTTCAGGTTGGAGCAGCGGTCGAATCAGTGACGGGCGAAATCTTTTCGGGGTGCAATATCGAGAATGCCACTTTTGGACTGACGGTCTGTGCTGAACGGGTCGCTGTCTGGAAAGCACTCTCAGAAGGGCACCGCAAATTCCGACGTGTCCTCGTTGTCGCGGACACCGACTCGCCCACTCCGCCGTGTGGTGCGTGCCGACAGATTCTCTGGGAATTCACC harbors:
- a CDS encoding DUF1501 domain-containing protein, with amino-acid sequence MTDGIPLARRTVLQIGAIGLLGKSLPAIAGQEAAAHRRSCIFMHLQGGASHIDLFDPKPHAVSEIRGPFQSIETSLPGTRFGELMPYSARIADQLCIIRSMTHKFTNHIAGTYISLTGSENQQDRDREAHGDDFPGPGAILNYLFPGQHSVPRSVSLPNWLSIPGPSNRMPGQYGGFLGSLHDPFVIEGDPASPNYQPLSLSIPDGLTPPRLRKRLSLTEQLESAARILDADVATRHDHLRQSALELVVDGKVRQALDLSNESDEMRDRYGRNRLGQSLLMARRLVEAGVQFVSFNEFNQKWDTHGDLENRYNHIVPPMDQGFAALVEDLKERGMLESTLVVNTGEFGRTPMINNLGGRDHWPNVYSTVIAGGGFRPGIVHGESDSKGAEVASNPVSPADLLATFWHQMGIDPTTEVHDRLKRPMQISSGEILRSLIAQG
- a CDS encoding DUF1338 domain-containing protein — its product is MDPIDRLFDKLWINFCEMNPQASAIVEMLTKRGERIVNDHVAFRTVNDPRVSIDVLAKPFVDGGYTARGEYQFPQKKLFARHYEHPLPDRPKVFISELLLEEMSSQLQSTVKGLLSEGEELISKSPELCLLGRPWTVTSEQYTTLSEESEYAGWLSAYGYCANHFTVFVNALEHIGSLEELNTLLKEQGFELNSEGGEIKGSPADFLEQSSTLASMIDVNFADGPLRIPGCYYEFAKRYPTADGTLFSGFVAKSADKIFQSTDRRNSADS
- the astB gene encoding N-succinylarginine dihydrolase → MNESAAAVELNLDGLVGPTHHYGGLAPGNIASQSHRYQVSYPKQAALEGLRKMKRLAALSIPQGVLPPHFRPDIDALRAFGLEGTDEDVLAQSLSEHPDRLSIVSSASAMWTANAATVSPSADTQDGRVHFTPANLQSTPHRRLETEFTTAVFRRIFDDSKHFVIHDPLPATDKFSDEGAANQMRMVSAYGQPGLEVFVYGRSPGSQLPKKFPARQTRAACDAIAHNHLLNPDRVSVVQQTPRAIDAGVFHNDVIAVANENLLLCHSAAFVDQPRLIDQWKSHLPSLRVVQVSEDQLSLEETVRSYLFNSQIVSLKTGEMLLLCPEECRQSSAVMRVLEELQQDSDLKLRIEFVDLRQSMQNGGGPACLRLRVVLTERELQAMSSSILLTPELAATLEEWVNRHYRDELTLPDLADIRLVEEVKVALDELTEILDLGQIYLFQK
- the astD gene encoding succinylglutamate-semialdehyde dehydrogenase, whose amino-acid sequence is MTHEGKNWIDGRWTAGSGESFSSVNPATGEVLWSGYQSTTVDVDSAMQAAKNASEKWAKTPLEKRIEILDAFQSQLEQNKDSLSRAISEEVGKPYWESQTEVQAMIAKIPTTIDALNERRSPIELPQKFGSAKTWYMPHGVMAVFGPFNFPGHISNGHIVPALLAGNTVVFKPSELTPLVAQKTFELWEAAGLPPGVLNLVQGAKETGIAIVDHPKIDGVLFTGSVPAGIAISKALAARPEVLLALELGGNNALIIDRVDDIDAAVYTVIQSAFITSGQRCTCARRLILPEGNQDVLKRLIEVVPTLSVGSPGGEPEPFMGPLVSSSSVDRVLQQQNHLSSLGGKILVEARRLSDGPAFISPGVIDVTDIAERPDEEIFGPLLQVVQTKSFDDAIVEANRTHFGLVAGLISEDESRFEVFQRRIRAGLVNWNRPTTGASGRLPFGGVGLSGNHRPAGFFMVDSCNIPVASLSAPNLELPDQLLPGVQL
- a CDS encoding arginine N-succinyltransferase; translation: MFVIRPVELDDLDDLAALADLTSFGLTTLPRDQALLEKRVRESVQSFANIPSGTPRGQSYLLVLEDTSNSKVIGTSGILSKVGGFEPFYAYRIETSIHESTMLQIRKEVPVLHLVAEHDGPCEIGSLFLHPDYRHGGNGRLLSLSRFLMIAQFPHLFDAQVIAEMRGVINDQGQSPFWDAIGKHFFDLDFPKADYLSIVNKEFIGDLMPVHPIYITLLPQEAQAVIGEVHENTVPARKLLESEGFRFNQMIDIFEAGPILEANVETIRAVRDSRGACVIDLVDSIEGGEQRIVSNSSQDFRATMASIETNPEGVILERTTAETLQIEVGSIVRHVAPKGALSQPWNLRDSNSGR
- a CDS encoding aminotransferase class III-fold pyridoxal phosphate-dependent enzyme, whose amino-acid sequence is MPDPTTQAAACFHDERILKARQLIREAISEHRQKITAPSPPVDENKLEYEVMLKHFGHLRGGALYYPFLGSGFGNGALVELADGSVKFDMITGIGVHVAGHSNPELIDMLVQAAISDSVMQGNLQQNLESLKLCNEIVGVARESGSRIRHCFLSTSGATANENALKMMFQAKFPADRILTFENCFAGRTMALAQLTDRPKNRDGLPQNINVDYIPFYDENDPSGSTERSLAELKLLLARYPGRHAGMCLELIQGEGGYYSAPREFFLTLIDHLRDHDVPIFFDEVQTFGRTSRLFAFQHLELDEYADVVSIGKMSQVCATLFTEDFKPRPGLVSQTFTGATSSIYAARYIINEFREKNYLGSDGRTMQIHDLFAKHLNKLHSKHRKWINGPWGCGGMIAFSVFDGSPERTKEFLDKLFQAGVIAFPAGQQPTRVRMLPPLLTITDEQIQQVCEIIGDVLTEMG
- a CDS encoding hydrolase; translated protein: MMDPLASAKSWIETQRDRMIGLVERWAVVNSGTMNSSGVGTVAHLMQHEFAELGVTPELIPVDPVEELNNRGEVVAHALGPALSVRCRPHAPRRVLLVIHMDTVYGIDSSFQTVRRDDDHLYGPGVADAKGGVAVMLTALQALERHVKATGNTELGWEVLLNPDEEIGSPGSARLLEESARRNHVGLLFEPALPDGSLAHHRKGSANFHIRCVGVSAHAGRHFEEGRNAIAAAAFLASGIHQLNGNWEGTTLNIARIDGGGPLNMVPRMAVLRLNVRYSQSENECEIASAIDELQRSASQQFGVDVERFGEFNTPPKTIDERGQFLFDQIRETAKNLEIDLNWRSTGGVCDGNRLAGWGVPNVDTLGVCGVGIHSPDEFMILDSLTERATLTAHTLINWTFRSDLWPGPTLPS